The following are encoded in a window of Candidatus Zixiibacteriota bacterium genomic DNA:
- a CDS encoding DUF6265 family protein: MKLFARIITFAVLLLTISNMGISEDKMDKTMSLPEGAKSPEANLSDIAWLAGYWQGEGLGGVIEENWSPPLGNSMTGTFKLITEGQDAFYEFFIVTEEAQSLILKLKHFNPDMSGWEEKDDYVTFRLVKIDSTTACFDGLTYSLLDDETLQIFLRMKHDDKTEEMELLLNRISP, encoded by the coding sequence ATGAAATTGTTCGCTCGCATAATAACTTTCGCTGTCTTATTATTGACAATATCAAACATGGGAATCTCTGAGGATAAGATGGATAAAACCATGTCACTGCCGGAAGGCGCGAAATCGCCGGAAGCGAATCTGTCGGATATTGCCTGGCTGGCCGGATACTGGCAGGGTGAGGGGCTCGGCGGCGTCATCGAGGAAAACTGGAGCCCGCCTCTGGGCAACAGTATGACCGGGACGTTCAAGCTTATCACCGAAGGACAGGATGCTTTTTATGAATTTTTTATCGTCACCGAAGAAGCGCAGAGCCTGATATTAAAGCTTAAGCATTTTAATCCCGATATGTCCGGCTGGGAAGAGAAGGACGATTACGTCACTTTTCGCCTGGTAAAAATCGACAGTACTACCGCCTGCTTCGACGGCCTGACTTACAGTTTACTTGATGATGAGACCCTGCAGATATTCCTGCGCATGAAACATGACGATAAAACCGAAGAGATGGAGCTTTTGCTGAATCGTATTAGCCCGTGA